In Colletotrichum destructivum chromosome 8, complete sequence, the following proteins share a genomic window:
- a CDS encoding Putative cryptochrome/DNA photolyase class 1, cryptochrome/DNA photolyase, FAD-binding protein: MLPCRVLLSRNAYLPPTSPAAVVAVFAASAACLASSFSLLSISPRTHPNRFPISNPRRFSTMPPKQKRKSAPAAESSDSGRKRIKTDEEQNGGDRDPLRRPHPFHTDAEKHGIVLRKFYPHEMSNDRARAYNNDELPKPIQELTSALEDTSTARKAVKPKKAVVHWFKMDLRTADNRSLSLASEKAKEAGVPLIAMFIISPQDYEAHLTAPIRVDFMLRTLHVLREDLSKLDIPLYVETVDKRKTIPDRIAELMDQWGASHLFANMEYEVDELRREAKMVRMFADRGLSYEVLHDTCVVPPGQLASGTGKQYAVYSPWFRTWVRHVHENLDLLELYDPPARNPSSARESFSKLFDAEIPDEVAGRELDNDEQKKRFRALWPAGEHEARSRLEKFCEEKVGQYHNKRNIPYEPGTSNLSVHLASGTISSRTCVRYARDRNKTKKLDAGIEGIRVWISEVAWRDFYKHVLVNWPYVCMNKPFKPEYANIEWSYDMDDFKAWCAGRTGFPIVDAAMRQMNAMGWMHNRCRMIVACFLAKDLLIDWRMGERYFMEQLIDGDFASNNGGWGFSASVGVDPQPYFRIFNPLLQSEKFDPDGEYIRKWVPELKGVKGKAIHDPYGRGSGAQTKKAGYPEQIVEHKSCRERALSAYKYGIGRDDL, from the exons ATGCTCCCGTGTCGCGTTCTGCTGTCCAGGAACGCGTATCTGCCACCGACTTCacctgctgctgttgttgctgtctttgctgcttctgctgcttgcCTCGCCTCGAgcttttctctcctctccatctcccccaGGACTCACCCGAACAGATTCCCTATATCTAACCCGCGTCgcttctcgacgatgccACCCAAGCAGAAGCGCAAGTCGGCACCCGCTGCAGAGTCCAGCGACTCGGGAAGGAAGAGGatcaagacggacgaggagcagaATGGTGGAGATCGAGATCCTTTGCGCCGGCCGCACCCGTTTCACACAGACGCCGAGAAGCACGGCATCGTCCTCCGCAAGTTCTACCCTCACGAGATGAGCAACGACCGCGCACGCGCCTACAACAATGACGAACTCCCCAAACCCATCCAAGAGCTCACCTCGGCGCTCGAGGACACGTCCACGGCGCGAAAGGCCGTCAAAccgaagaaggccgtcgtgCACTGGTTCAAGATGGACCTGCGGACGGCAGACAACCGATCGCTCTCCCTTGCGAGCGaaaaggccaaggaggcagGGGTTCCGCTGATCGCCATGTTTATCATCAGCCCCCAGGACTACGAGGCACACCTCACGGCTCCCATCCGCGTCGACTTTATGCTGAGGACCCTGCATGTTCTGAGGGAGGACCTGTCTAAGCTGGACATCCCGCTCTATGTCGAGACGGTCGACAAACGCAAGACGATCCCTGACAGGATCGCAGAGCTCATGGATCAATGGGGGGCCAGCCATTTGTTTGCCAATATGGAgtacgaggtcgacgagctccgaCGAGAGGCCAAGATGGTCCGCATGTTTGCCGACAGGGGCCTCTCGTACGAGGTCCTGCACGATACGTGCGTCGTGCCTCCCGGCCAACTCGCCAGCGGAACAGGCAAACAGTATGCCGTCTACTCTCCCTGGTTCCGGACCTGGGTCCGCCATGTTCATGAGAATCtggacctcctcgagctctACGATCCGCCCGCAAGGAACCCTTCCAGCGCTAGGGAGAGCTTCAGCAAGCTGTTTGACGCGGAGATCCCGGACGAGGTTGCGGGCCGGGAGCTCGACAACGATGAGCAAAAGAAGCGCTTTCGTGCCTtgtggccggccggcgagcacGAGGCGCGAAGTCGCTTGGAGAAGTTCTGCGAGGAAAAGGTCGGCCAGTACCACAACAAACGCAATATCCCCTACGAACCCGGGACTTCGAACCTCTCAGTGCACCTTGCCAGCGGAACCATcagctcgaggacctgcGTGCGGTATGCGCGTGACCGGaacaagaccaagaagctcgacgcGGGCATCGAGGGGATCCGTGTGTGGATAAGCGAGGTGGCCTGGCGGGACTTTTACAAGCACGTCCTGGTGAACTGGCCATACGTCTG CATGAACAAACCCTTCAAGCCCGAGTACGCAAATATCGAATGGTCTTacgacatggacgacttCAAGGCCTGGTGCGCCGGCAGGACAGGCTtccccatcgtcgacgccgccatgcGCCAGATGAACGCAATGGGATGGATGCATAACCGGTGCCGCATGATCGTCGCCTGCTTCCTTGCAAAGGACCTCCTCATTGACTGGCGCATGGGCGAGCGCTACTTCATGGAGCAACTCATTGACGGCGACTTTGCCTCCAACAATGGCGGCTGGGGCTTCTCCGCCAGCGTCGGTGTCGATCCCCAACCCTACTTTCGGATCTTCAACCCACTGTTGCAGAGCGAGAAGTTCGACCCCGACGGCGAGTACATCCGGAAGTGGGTGCCTGAGCTCAAgggcgtcaagggcaaggccatTCATGACCCTTACGGCCGTGGTTCCGGAGcgcagacgaagaaggccgggTATCCTGAGCAGATTGTTGAGCACAAGAGCTGTCGTGAGCGCGCCTTGTCTGCGTACAAGTACGGTATCGGGAGAGACGACTTGTAG
- a CDS encoding Putative splicing factor cactin, central domain-containing protein, translating to MDPGRRAMLSGRRSPSRRGGERDRDIASPRRDPNNRITKPSNPHPSSTPSSRPPRQNKSSSYMTQDEQSRQFVADEDKFVLKQAKKKADIRVREGRAKPIDLLAFNLRFIDSDRDVFDDDDADLHINVPSPEDVLQGLGESQLQELDADMTSYHTLEQNDRNRDYWRALQTICADRRQKLKPQGPDARVVSTVSEDVDKILRPKTYEQLDALESQIKAKLRSNDDIDVDYWEQLLRSLLVWKAKAKLKKVYEAISERKAAMLKLQDPTKASAAAAAAAASASVVPVQAESISGPAAVRNPSSEQPSRADTKAVPVSSAPQGGAPPPGTARFAQTGNEDFSQATKALYDREVARGVNEDEEIFTAEETVASTSKPQWADKYRPRKPRYFNRVQMGYEWNKYNQTHYDHDNPPPKVVQGYKFNIFYPELIDKTKAPTFKIIREHGRKRGESFAAAGEEDTCLIRFIAGPPYEDIAFRIVDREWDYSAKRDRGFRSSFDKGILQLHFQFKKIYYRK from the exons ATGGACCCGGGCCGTCGAGCGATGCTGTCTGGGCGCAGGTCCCCCAGTCGCAGAGGCGGCgagagagatagagacaTTGCGTCGCCGCGACGCGACCCCAACAACCGCATCACCAAGCCCTCGAACCCCCATCCCTCGTCGACTCCGAGTTCGAGACCGCCACGTCAGAATAAAAGTTCGAGCTACATGACGCAGGACGAGCAGTCGAGGCAGTttgtcgccgacgaagacAAGTTCGTTCTGAAacaggccaagaagaaggccgacaTACGGGTTCGGGAAGGCCGAGCCAAGCCCATTGATCTCCTGGCTTTCAATCTGCGCTTTATCGACTCGGATCGAGAcgtcttcgacgacgacgatgccgacctgCACATCAACGTGCCGTCTCCAGAGGATGTGTTGCAGGGGCTGGGCGAATCACAGCTCCAGGAGCTGGACGCTGACATGACGTCCTACCACACCCTGGAGCAAAACGACCGCAACCGCGACTACTGGAGGGCCTTGCAAACCATCTGCGCTGACAGGCGGCAGAAGCTGAAACCGCAGGGCCCGGACGCCCGGGTCGTCAGCACAGTGTCGGAAGACGTCGACAAGATCCTGCGACCCAAGACGTacgagcagctcgacgccctcgagtCCCAGATCAAGGCCAAACTACGCTCCAATgacgacatcgacgtcgactACTGGGAGCAGCTCCTTCGCAGCCTGCTGGTGtggaaggccaaggccaagctcaagaaggTGTACGAAGCAATTAGCGAGAGAAAAGCTGCCATGCTCAAGCTGCAGGACCCGACAAAggcttctgctgctgctgctgctgccgccgcttcTGCTTCTGTCGTCCCAGTGCAGGCCGAGTCTATTTCGGGCCCTGCGGCCGTCCGGAACCCGTCATCTGAACAACCCAGTAGGGCCGACACAAAGGCGGTGCCTGTTTCAAGTGCACCGCAAGGTGGTGCGCCACCACCGGGAACGGCGCGTTTTGCCCAGACGGGCAACGAAGACTTCTCGCAGGCCACCAAGGCGCTCTACGATCGCGAGGTGGCACGCGGCgtcaacgaggacgaggagatattcacggccgaggagaccgTCGCCAGCACGTCGAAGCCGCAGTGGGCGGACAAGTACCGTCCGAGGAAGCCCAGATACTTCAACCGGGTGCAGATGGGCTACGAATGGAACAAGTACAACCAGACGCACTACGACCACgacaacccgccgcccaagGTGGTCCAGGGCTACAAGTTCAACATCTTCTACCCCGAGCTGATCGACAAGACAAAGGCACCCACCTTCAAGATCATTCGAGAACACGGGAGGAAAAGGGGAGAGTCCTTTGCAGCTGCAGGAGAGGAGGACACGTGCCTCATCCGTTTCATCGCGGGGCCGCCGTACGAAGACATTGCATTCCGCATCGTGGATCGTGAGTGGGATTACAGTGCAAAGAGGGACCGCGGCTTCCGGAGCTCTTTCGACAAG GGCATCCTGCAACTGCACTTTCAATTCAAAAAG ATCTACTATCGGAAGTAA
- a CDS encoding Putative Fork head domain, winged helix-like DNA-binding domain superfamily: MTTSTSQPGHIMSGGDMDRQHHHIISTTQAPPLAIRTDVMENYNIMTPEQHHHHQQQHQHQHHHHQRQFPVQDPQQQNYYQLSAVSQQYHSPSMNQTAWSSPQSISADDFDSRNANNVNYSYRGQAVSAAAASYNPSVLSPRTWPAAIQTSPPTTSSAAQFDLPLRSQEPVYDGLSNSMSMSPEELHGADLQVHLHYDNGAFHPQGFDARHLESERFQYESSPATDAPGSPYTGSPASFHADFSVEPDVIPPPPPPLATTTTTGSTSTITPPTSTPRASAASKESAGGEEPYAKLIHRALLHAPDHSMTLQELYKWFRDNTDKPHKTEGTGWQNSIRHNLSMNEAFKRRLQAIFPHMNGNGTGTEKRVSEWYLNPQYIKDIRPTTHFRDGNRSSSRALFSRRNTASGGAGSGAGGGGVGGASSNRRNSPPRSSTVTHYQNPDYPNRSMPGRAISGRRGGRATTSARNARRQRSQTGSLSPVIGGPTNTSAAATAAAAAVAQQQQHLQQHYTYSAAQIQGYQTRAGEMRRRSQRAEQQHHLTNPIMGGVGPISPVTLASNNTIAPVAFMGGANGVQGGVAPQPYQLQQQQQQHFGLADVSGVYNPSPPADDVIYGWGSDAQM, encoded by the exons ATGACGACGAGCACCTCACAACCAGGGCATATCATGTCCGGTGGTGACATGGAccgccagcaccaccacATCATCAGCACCACGCAAGCACCGCCCTTGGCCATCAGGACGGACGTAATGGAAAACTACAACATTATGACTCCCGagcaacaccatcaccaccaacaacaacaccaacatcaacatcatcatcatcagcgcCAGTTCCCCGTCCAGGACCCCCAGCAACAAAACTACTACCAGCTCTCTGCCGTCAGCCAGCAGTATCATTCACCGAGCATGAACCAGACGGCCTGGTCCTCGCCCCAGTCCATTTCGGCCGACGATTTTGACAGTCGCAACGCGAACAACGTCAACTACTCATACCGTGGTCAGGCCGTttccgcagcagcagcatcttACAACCCCTCTGTTCTCTCGCCCCGGACCTGGCCCGCCGCGATCCAGACTTCTCCCCCTACCACGTCTAGCGCCGCCCAGTTCGACCTGCCCCTTCGCTCCCAGGAGCCCGTCTATGACGGCCTCAGCAACTCGATGTCCATGTCGCCAGAGGAACTCCACGGTGCTGACCTCCAAGTCCATCTGCACTACGACAACGGGGCCTTTCACCCGCAGGGCTTCGACGCGCGCCACCTGGAGAGCGAGCGATTTCAGTACGAGTCCTCGCCCGCCACGGACGCCCCCGGGTCCCCTTACACgggctcgccggcgtccttcCACGCAGACTTCAGTGTGGAGCCGGACGTgatcccccctcctcctcctcctctcgccaccaccaccaccaccggcagTACCAGCACCATCACACCACCCACGAGCACCCCGAGAGCGTCAGCGGCGTCCAAGGagagcgccggcggcgaggagcccTACGCCAAGCTCATCCATCGGGCCCTGCTGCACGCCCCAGACCACTCCATGACCCTGCAGGAGCTGTACAAGTGGTTCCGCGACAACACTGACAAGCCTCACAAGACGGAGGGAACCGGGTGGCAGAACAGCATCCGCCACAACCTCAGCATGAACGAA GCGTTTAAGAGAAGGCTGCAAGCAATTTTCCCCCACATGAATGGCAACGGCACGGGCACGGAGAAGCGCGTGTCGGAGTGGTACCTCAACCCGCAGTATATCAAGGACAtcaggccgacgacgcacTTCCGCGACGGCAACCGCAGCTCCTCCcgcgccctcttctcccgcCGAAACACAGCTTCGGGAGGAGCAGGAtcaggagcaggaggaggaggtgtgggcggcgccagcagcaacagacGGAACAGCCCTCCGCGCTCTTCAACCGTTACCCACTACCAGAACCCCGACTACCCGAACCGCTCCATGCCCGGGCGCGCCATCTCGGGCCGCCGCGGAGGCCGGGCGACCACCTCTGCCCGGAACGCCAGACGTCAGCGCTCGCAAACAGGCTCTCTATCTCCCGTCATAGGCGGCCCGACTAacaccagcgccgccgccaccgcagcagcagcagcagtggctcagcaacagcagcacctccAGCAGCACTACACGTACTCGGCGGCCCAGATCCAGGGGTACCAGACGCGTGCCGGCGAGATGCGGAGGCGAAGCCAGAGGGCCGAGCAACAGCACCACCTGACGAACCCCAtcatgggcggcgtcggccccATATCGCCCGTGACGCtggccagcaacaacacgATCGCGCCCGTGGCCTTCATGGGCGGCGCCAACGGGGTCCAGGGGGGGGTGGCTCCCCAACCCTaccagctccagcagcagcagcagcagcacttTGGCCTGGCCGACGTGTCCGGGGTGTATAACCCGTCGCCCCCGGCCGACGATGTCATTTACGGTTGGGGATCCGACGCCCAGATGTAA